DNA from Actinomycetota bacterium:
CACGATGGACCCGGCAAACAGAGTGCTGCAGCAGATCACTCTTGATGATGCAGCTCAGGCTGACGAAATGTTCAGCGTGCTCATGGGCGAGGACGTCGAGTCCCGCCGCAATTTCATTCAGCAGAACGCACGCGACGTGCGTTTCCTCGACATCTAGTTTCAGGAGTTCCTCGTGTCTGAAGACACTGAAGTAATTAGCTCGCATGGTCGGATCGAACCTGTTGATCTTCAAACAGAGATGCAACGCTCCTACCTCGAGTATTCGATGTCGGTCATCGTCTCGCGGGCACTGCCCGATGTGCGCGATGGATTGAAGCCGGTGCACCGTCGCGTGCTCTACGCGATGTACGACGGTGGATACCGCCCCGATCGCAACTTCTCCAAGAGCGCTCGCGTGGTCGGCGACGTCATGGGCAGCTACCACCCGCACGGCGACAGCGCGATCTACGACGCACTTGTGCGCCTGGCCCAGCCGTGGTCGCTTCGCTACCCGCTCGTGCAGGGGCAGGGCAATTTCGGTTCACCAGGCAACGATCCGCCAGCCGCCCAGCGCTACACCGAATGCCGCATGGCACCCCTGGCCATGGAGATGGTCCGCGATATCGACGAAGAAACTGTCGACTTCGGACCGAACTACGACGGCCGTACCCAAGAGCCACTCGTGCTGCCCAGCCGATTCCCCAATCTGCTGGTCAACGGCAGCTCGGGCATCGCTGTTGGCATGGCCACGAATATCCCGCCGCACAACTTGCGCGAGATCGCGGCAGCAGCGCAATGGGTGCTAGCCAACCCTGAAGCCACAACCGAGGAGCGCATGTCTGCGCTCATCGGGATTGTCAAGGGCCCTGATTTCCCAACCGGCGCGCTAATCGTTGGCCGCAAGGGCATTGAAGACGCGTATCGCACTGGCCGCGGTTCCATCACGATGCGTGCCGTCGTCACGGTCGATGAAGATGCGCGCGGTCGGCAAGTTCTCATCGTCACCCAACTGCCATACCAAGTGAATCCCGACAATCTGTTGCTCCGCGTGGCAGAGCTTGTGGGAGACGGAAAACTCACCGGAATTTCCGATGTGCGTGACGATTCAAGTTCGCGCACCGGTATGCGTCTGGTCTTCGAGCTCAAGCGCGATGCCGTGGCCCAGGTGGTCCTGAATCAACTCTTCAAGCACACGCAACTTCAGGATAACTTCGGCGCAAACATGCTGGCGTTGGTCGATGGCGTCCCACGCACTCTCACACTTGAGGCCTTCATCCGATTCTGGGTCACCCACCAGGTTGAGGTCATCCAACGCCGTACCCGCTATCGCCTGCGCAAAGCAGAAGAGCGTGCGCACATTCTTCGCGGCTACCTGAAGGCGCTCGACGCGCTCGACGAAGTCATCGCATTGATTCGTGCATCGGCGACTGTGGACGATGCGCGTACCGGACTGATGGAACTTCTCGAGATCGACGAGGTTCAGTCAACAGCAATTCTTGATATGCAATTGCGTCGTCTTGCAGCACTTGAGCATCAGAAGATCGTTGACGAATACGAAGAGCTCATGACGCGCATCGCTGACTACAACGACATTCTCAGCAATGAACCTCGTCAGCGTTCGATCATCTCGGAAGAGCTTGCAGAGATCACCGAGAAGTTTGGTGACGACCGCCGCACTGACTTTGTGGCTTGGGATGGCGACGTCACTGATGAAGATCTCATAGCCGTTGAAGATGTTGTGCTCACGATCACTTCAGGCGGATACGCCAAGCGCACCAAGGCCGAGCTCTATCGTGAGCAGCGTCGCGGCGGCAAGGGAGTCAAGGGCGCAGCCCTGCGACAAGACGACGTGGTCGAGCACATGTTCGTCACGACAACGCATCACTGGCTCTTGTTCTTCACGAATAAGGGTCGGGTCTATCGCGCGAAGGCATACCAACTGCCCGAAGCCGGCCGCGATGCGCGTGGGCAGCATGTGGCCAACCTGTTGGCCTTCCAGCCCGATGAAACGATCGCGCAAGTTCTTGCAATCGCCGACTACGAGGCTGGCGAGCACTTGGTACTTGCCACCCTGAAGGGGATGGTGAAGAAGACCAAGCTCGCCGACTACGACACCAATCGCACCGGCGGCATCATCGCGATCAATCTTGCCGACGACGATGAGTTGATCTCTGCTCAGCTCGTCTCCGAGAACGATCACCTGATGCTCTTCTCACGTAAAGGCATGTCGGCCCGCTTCGACGCCAAGGACGAAACTCTTCGACCGATGGGTCGAGCGACCAGTGGTGTCATCGGGATGCGTTTCCGCGGAGAGGATTCCCTCCTTGCTATGGACGTAGCCCGCGAGGGCGCCTTCGTTGTGACCGTCACCGATGGTGGCTATGCAAAGCGCACCGCGATTGATGAGTGGGCTCCCAAGGGACGCGGCATTCTCGGCGTGCGTGCCATGCGTCTGGTCGAGGAACGTGGCTCGCTGGTCGGTGCCTTGGTTTGCGACGAGGCCGACCAGATCTTTGCCATCGCTTCCAACGGCGTTGTCATTCGCACGAGCGTGGATCAAGTAAGGCCCTCTGGTCGCGACACCATGGGCGTGCGCCTGATGAACCTCGCTGAAGGTGATGCCATCGTTGCGGTAGCGCGAGGCCAAGAGACCGATGAGGAAGCGATCGAAGTCGAGCTTGGTGCACAAGATCAGGCTCCGGAGCCATCGGCGGACCCTGCTGAACCAAGCGCTTAACGCCCGGGCGCAATGCCCGTGCTAGATCGGGTACTGTTTCACCCCGCGCCCACGAGCAATGCGTATTGCTCAGGGTTCGGAACGGGCCTATAGCTCAGCTTGGTTAGAGCGCTTCCCTGATAAGGAAGAGGTCGATGGTTCAAGTCCATCTAGGCCCACGTGAAAAAATTATTAGTGCTCGGAATCATCGTCGGCGTCGGCTACTTCGCCTACAAGCAGTACTTGGCGAACCAGGACGAGACCGATCTTTGGTCAGAGCCAACACAGGAACCTGATCTACGATAAGTAGTCTTCAGGGGGTTTAGCTCAGTTGGTAGAGCGCTGCCTTTGCAAGGCAGAAGTCAGGAGTTCGAGTCTCCTAACCTCCACTTCGCTTGCCCGTATCTACGGCATCTGCCCACCCGCAATGACTTATGACAGGATTACTCAATGACTTCAACGGCCACACTGCACACCAACAAGGGTGACATTCGCATCAACCTCTTCGACGACCATGCACCAAAGACCGTGAACAACTTCACCGGCTTGGCAGACGGGTCAGTTGAGTGGACCAATCCCAAGACTGGTGAGAAGTCCTCTGCTCCGCTCTACGACGGTGTCATTTTCCACCGCGTCATTCCTGGCTTCATGATCCAAGGCGGCGACCCACTTGGTACCGGCACAGGTGGCCCGGGCTTCAAGTTTGCCGATGAGTTTCACCCCGAACTCAGTTTCGATCGCCCGTATCTCCTGGCGATGGCCAACTCCGGACCCAACACCAACGGCTCGCAGTTCTTCATCACCGTCGGAGCAACGACATGGTTGAACTTCAAGCACACCATTTTCGGTGAAGTTGCTGACCAAGAGTCTCGTGACGTCGTTGATTCCATCACTTCTTCACCGATTGGCCCCCAGGATCGACCTCTCGAGCAGATCGTCATCAACTCGGTCACCATCACCCGCGGATAGGTTCTTCCTTGACTGAGCCAGCAGGAACCCCTGCAGGACCAGTGTGTTATCGCCATCCGGATCGGGTGACGTATATCCATTGCGGCCACTGCGATCGGCCGATCTGCACCGAATGCATGAACCCGGCACCAGTGGGCTTTCAGTGCCCTTCATGCGTGGCAAGCGCTGAGACCATTTCGGTGCGCACGCCGCTTGGTGGACGAGCCATCTCCAAGCCATATCTGACGTATGCGCTGATCGGGATCAATGTTGCGATCTTCTTGTTGCAGCTGTCGGTTGGGGTAGACCAATCAGCCTCGAACTGGGGCATGTGGCCCATTGGCATCGCGGCCAATGGCGACTATTGGTCGCTGCTCACGAGCGCCTTTCTACACGGATCGTTTCTGCACATCGCCTTCAACATGTACGTGTTGTTTGTGATGGGACCAACCCTTGAACGAGTACTCGGCCACGCCCGCTTCTTCGTGCTCTACATGCTTGCTGCACTTGGTGGAGCGGTGGCCTCGTACGCCTTCTCCGACATCCACACGGTCTCGGTGGGAGCAAGTGGCGCGATCTTCGGACTCATGGGGGCGTTCGTTGTCGCCGGCCGTCGTCTTCGCTACGACATCACCCAAGTGCTGGTTCTGCTTGCGATCAACCTGGCCTTCGGTTTCATTCAGCCCAATGTCGATTGGCGGGCCCATTTGGGTGGTCTCGTCGTTGGCGCTTTAGTGGCGGCCATCTTCGTCTTCGCCCCGCGCAAGAATCAGATCGCGTGGCAGGCGGTCGGCTGCTTTGGTGTCCTGACCATCTTGATCGTGACCACATTGGTGCGTACCGCGCAGATCCAGGATCTGCTCATTCCTGTTCTCCCGAGCCTGCAGACCTAGGTTATGCACAGGCTTTTCCACAGCTGTGGAGAATTACAGGCGTGTAAGTCCAGACGGTAATTCATAGTGTGGTTATGAAGGCTCGGTCATCTTGTACAGTTACCTGTACAGGTGAGGGAGTTGCCATGAAAACCATGACGTACACACAGACGCGTGCGAATTTGGCTCAGACCTTGGATTCGGTCACCAATGATCGTGAAGAAGTCATCGTGACCCGGGCTGGCCATGACCCTGTGGTGATCGTCTCGCTTGAAGATTACGAATCCCTCAAGGAGACGGCCTATCTGCTGCAAAACCCCGCGAACGCTGCGCGACTCATCGCCGCGATTGAGCGTCTGGAGTCCGGTCTTGGCCAGGATCGACAACTCCTGGAATGAGATTCGTTTGGGATGAGCAAGCCTGGACTGACTATCTCTACTGGCAGGGTCAGGATCGTCGAGTACTGAAGCGGATCAATGAGCTATTGCGCGATATCGCTCAAGGGGCGCTCATCGATGAACCGAATGTCGGCATAGGCAAGCCGGAAGCACTGAAGCATGGATTGCACGGCTACTGGTCGCGACGCATCACTGATGAGCATCGTTTGGTCTACAAAGTCGTTGATCAAGAAGTACGTGTTGCAGCCTGTCGCTTCCACTACACCTTGTAGCCACGCGGACATCCGGAACTGAGGTCGGTGCTACTGCCATCTCGTGGATAGGAAGAATCCGGCGATGATGAATCCAAAGCCAATGCCGATATTCACCAGATTGTTGAGATCACGCATGATCGGAATCTGTGCACCAGCGATGTAGAAGACCACGATGTAGATCAGGCCGATGAGGAAGCAGGCCACCATGAGTGGCGCCAGCCAGCGGGGGGATCCGAGTCTGGCAATCTTGCGCTCGCCCATGCTTGGAGGCGGTGTGTACCCGTTGTCCTTCTTGCGACGCTTGGACTCTGGCACTGTGGTCACCCTCCTGTGTTCGAGCCGGCGCACGTGAGCCCGACCTCGTGCTGAGAAGATACCGGGTATGACCCGGATCTTGGTTGTGGACAACTATGACTCATTTGTCTTCAACCTCGTGCAGTACTTGGCACAACTTGGAGCTGACGTCACAGTCTTGCGCAATGACGAGGTCACGCCGGCTGAAGCTTTGGCCTTTGATGGCGTGCTGCTGTCTCCTGGGCCGGGTACTCCCGAGGATGCCGGAGTCTGCGTTGCCATCGTTCAGGAGTGCGGCGGCAAACTGCCAATCTTGGGAGTGTGTCTTGGCCATCAGGCCATTGGCGTGGCCTTTGGCGCAACCGTTGGACGTGCTCCTGAACTGCTGCATGGCAAGGTCTCGCTGGTGCACCATGGCGACATTGGCGTGATGCACGGACTCCCCGATCCGTTCACTGCTACGCGCTATCACTCGCTGGCGATCGACCCGGCAACCATGCCGGCCGAACTCGAGATCACTGGTCAGACCGACAGCGGCGTCATCATGGGTGTTCGCCACCGCTCGCTGCCGATCGAAGGCGTGCAATTTCACCCGGAGTCAGTACTGACCGAGGGGGGCCATCGCATGCTGGCGAACTGGTTGGCCGAGTGTGGCGATGAAAACGCCATAGCCAACAGCGTGGGGCTCGCCCCTGTGGTGCATCACTAGCCCACTTGTGGTGGTGGACTCTCAACAATTGTTGGAGTGGGTAAGGCTCCAACCTTGCCAACGGTGATGGTCACGACGGAGCCACGATCCAATTTGGCGTTGCCCTTCGGCGACTGGGCCAAGACGATCCCCGCGACGTCTGCGCCGGTCTCCTGATAGATCACCTGCGGATCGAATCCTGCTTGAACAATGTCGCTGCGGGCCTGTGCTTCAGTTGAACCGATAACCGATGGGACTGATTTGCTTCCGGAAGCGACCTTGATCGACACCGTACTGTCCACGTTGACTTGCGCGCCCTCACTTGGGCTTTGCGACAGGACATAGCCGCCAGGGGAGTCTGACTCCACGAAACTCACGGGTCCCAATTGCAGGCCAACATCCTCAAGTGCCGTGCGCGCATCATCGACCGATGTGAGCCCGGTCAATTGGGGCACGGTGGCCTGCTCCTTGCCGCTGCTGACCGTAACGTTGACGGCCTGCCCCTCTTCAAGGGATTCACCAGATGCAGGGAGTTGAGCGATGATGCGGCCCAGTGGGCGATCTGAGACCTCGGTGGTCTGACCTCCGAGAGTCAGATTCGAGGAACTCAGCAGGGATTGCGCGCTTTCGACTGTGAGGCCCTCAAGGTTCGGAACAGTGACCTTGTTGGCGCTTGCAACGCCAAGGAGTGGAAGAACAAAGAACAGTGCAGCAGCGATGGCTCCAACGATTGCGACAACAGCGATTGCCCAGAAGGCCCCGCCGCGTCCGCGCCGCTGTTGTTGATAGCGCGCGTAGGCGGCGCTGCCTGAGGCTTCAACGGGCGACAGCATCTGGGTGTGTTCGCTGACCATCATGGTGGGCACGGCGGCAGTCATGGGACCGCCTTGAATCACCCTTTCAATATCTGCCCGGAACTCACCAGCGGTTTGGTAACGCTCATCTGTGCGTTTGGCCAAGGCCGCCAGAACAATCAGGTCGATCTCGGGAGAAACACCGTTGTCGATCTGCGATGGCGGGGTAGGCATCTCAGAAACATGTTGGTGCGCAATGGAAACCGCCGACTCGCCAATGAACGGTGGCCGGCCAGTGAGCAGCTCATAAAGCAGGACACCTGTGGAGTAGAGATCGCTGCGCGCGTCCACCACTTCTCCACGAGCCTGCTCAGGAGAGAGGTACTGCGCAGTACCCATCACTGCCGAAGTGGCAGTGATACTGATGCCTGACTCATTGATGACGCGGGCGATGCCGAAGTCCATGACCTTCACGTCGCCAGTGCGGGTCAACATCACGTTGGCCGGCTTGATATCACGATGGACGATGCCATGACGGTGTGCGTAGTCCAGAGCGGAGAGCACACCGGATGCGATCTCCA
Protein-coding regions in this window:
- the gyrA gene encoding DNA gyrase subunit A, whose product is MSEDTEVISSHGRIEPVDLQTEMQRSYLEYSMSVIVSRALPDVRDGLKPVHRRVLYAMYDGGYRPDRNFSKSARVVGDVMGSYHPHGDSAIYDALVRLAQPWSLRYPLVQGQGNFGSPGNDPPAAQRYTECRMAPLAMEMVRDIDEETVDFGPNYDGRTQEPLVLPSRFPNLLVNGSSGIAVGMATNIPPHNLREIAAAAQWVLANPEATTEERMSALIGIVKGPDFPTGALIVGRKGIEDAYRTGRGSITMRAVVTVDEDARGRQVLIVTQLPYQVNPDNLLLRVAELVGDGKLTGISDVRDDSSSRTGMRLVFELKRDAVAQVVLNQLFKHTQLQDNFGANMLALVDGVPRTLTLEAFIRFWVTHQVEVIQRRTRYRLRKAEERAHILRGYLKALDALDEVIALIRASATVDDARTGLMELLEIDEVQSTAILDMQLRRLAALEHQKIVDEYEELMTRIADYNDILSNEPRQRSIISEELAEITEKFGDDRRTDFVAWDGDVTDEDLIAVEDVVLTITSGGYAKRTKAELYREQRRGGKGVKGAALRQDDVVEHMFVTTTHHWLLFFTNKGRVYRAKAYQLPEAGRDARGQHVANLLAFQPDETIAQVLAIADYEAGEHLVLATLKGMVKKTKLADYDTNRTGGIIAINLADDDELISAQLVSENDHLMLFSRKGMSARFDAKDETLRPMGRATSGVIGMRFRGEDSLLAMDVAREGAFVVTVTDGGYAKRTAIDEWAPKGRGILGVRAMRLVEERGSLVGALVCDEADQIFAIASNGVVIRTSVDQVRPSGRDTMGVRLMNLAEGDAIVAVARGQETDEEAIEVELGAQDQAPEPSADPAEPSA
- a CDS encoding peptidylprolyl isomerase, yielding MTSTATLHTNKGDIRINLFDDHAPKTVNNFTGLADGSVEWTNPKTGEKSSAPLYDGVIFHRVIPGFMIQGGDPLGTGTGGPGFKFADEFHPELSFDRPYLLAMANSGPNTNGSQFFITVGATTWLNFKHTIFGEVADQESRDVVDSITSSPIGPQDRPLEQIVINSVTITRG
- a CDS encoding rhomboid family intramembrane serine protease, producing MASAETISVRTPLGGRAISKPYLTYALIGINVAIFLLQLSVGVDQSASNWGMWPIGIAANGDYWSLLTSAFLHGSFLHIAFNMYVLFVMGPTLERVLGHARFFVLYMLAALGGAVASYAFSDIHTVSVGASGAIFGLMGAFVVAGRRLRYDITQVLVLLAINLAFGFIQPNVDWRAHLGGLVVGALVAAIFVFAPRKNQIAWQAVGCFGVLTILIVTTLVRTAQIQDLLIPVLPSLQT
- a CDS encoding Txe/YoeB family addiction module toxin, which produces MRFVWDEQAWTDYLYWQGQDRRVLKRINELLRDIAQGALIDEPNVGIGKPEALKHGLHGYWSRRITDEHRLVYKVVDQEVRVAACRFHYTL
- a CDS encoding cell division protein CrgA, encoding MPESKRRKKDNGYTPPPSMGERKIARLGSPRWLAPLMVACFLIGLIYIVVFYIAGAQIPIMRDLNNLVNIGIGFGFIIAGFFLSTRWQ
- a CDS encoding aminodeoxychorismate/anthranilate synthase component II, coding for MTRILVVDNYDSFVFNLVQYLAQLGADVTVLRNDEVTPAEALAFDGVLLSPGPGTPEDAGVCVAIVQECGGKLPILGVCLGHQAIGVAFGATVGRAPELLHGKVSLVHHGDIGVMHGLPDPFTATRYHSLAIDPATMPAELEITGQTDSGVIMGVRHRSLPIEGVQFHPESVLTEGGHRMLANWLAECGDENAIANSVGLAPVVHH
- a CDS encoding DLW-39 family protein is translated as MKKLLVLGIIVGVGYFAYKQYLANQDETDLWSEPTQEPDLR
- the pknB gene encoding Stk1 family PASTA domain-containing Ser/Thr kinase, whose protein sequence is MSDVRMLGDRYEIGEVIGRGGMAEVHEARDVRLGRRVAIKILRPDLARDPDFQVRFQREAQSAAALNHPNIVAVYDTGEDRLDGEDGGQQVVVPYIVMEFVDGMTLRQLISAGRRLLPERALEIASGVLSALDYAHRHGIVHRDIKPANVMLTRTGDVKVMDFGIARVINESGISITATSAVMGTAQYLSPEQARGEVVDARSDLYSTGVLLYELLTGRPPFIGESAVSIAHQHVSEMPTPPSQIDNGVSPEIDLIVLAALAKRTDERYQTAGEFRADIERVIQGGPMTAAVPTMMVSEHTQMLSPVEASGSAAYARYQQQRRGRGGAFWAIAVVAIVGAIAAALFFVLPLLGVASANKVTVPNLEGLTVESAQSLLSSSNLTLGGQTTEVSDRPLGRIIAQLPASGESLEEGQAVNVTVSSGKEQATVPQLTGLTSVDDARTALEDVGLQLGPVSFVESDSPGGYVLSQSPSEGAQVNVDSTVSIKVASGSKSVPSVIGSTEAQARSDIVQAGFDPQVIYQETGADVAGIVLAQSPKGNAKLDRGSVVTITVGKVGALPTPTIVESPPPQVG
- a CDS encoding type II toxin-antitoxin system prevent-host-death family antitoxin encodes the protein MKTMTYTQTRANLAQTLDSVTNDREEVIVTRAGHDPVVIVSLEDYESLKETAYLLQNPANAARLIAAIERLESGLGQDRQLLE